A region of the Acidobacteriota bacterium genome:
GGAAGCGCGGCGGCAGGCAACGCGCGCAATAATTCGGCAAAGCCCACCTCGTAAGCGCGGCCCGCGAAATTGACGCTTTGATAATCGCTCAGGCGAAAGAGGTCATCGGGCGCGACGGGTTTGAACAAACAGGGAATGATGCGTTTACTTTTCGTTTCGGCAAGCCAGATTTCGCGCTGCACCCAGCGGCTGCGCAAGGCTTCGGGCGTCACCACCACGAGCAAGGCATCGGCCCGGTTGATGCCCGCGACAATCTCGGCGATCCATTCATCGCCGCCTTTGATGGCGATGGTGTCAATCCAACTGGCATGCCCGGCTTGCGCCAGATCGGCGATCAGGCGTTGGGCGAATTCTGTTCCCGTTTCGCGTTGATAGCTGACGAACACGCTCGTGCGGCGTTCTTGATTGAGTGAAGTCTGGCTCATCGGAATTTGCGATCAACAGCACTGGCAATGTCGTCGGGGCGTTTGGCGTGCGCGCCTGACTGTCTGGCTGCACACGGGCAGGCAATCTAAACTGCAATGTGGCGCAAGGCAAGCCTGGGTACGCACCGCTGCCAGCATGCACAGGGTTTTTGCAAAGTCCTCAAAACATCCGCCAATGACCTTTGACTGACTCCCGATTCCTGACTCCTGATGCCTGGCAAATTGAAAATCAGCCGGTATTTGCAGTTTGTCAGGAATCAGGAACCGGGAATCAGGCGTCAGTCAAACCGTTCGAGCGCTCTCGCTAGCGACTTTGCAAAAGCCCTGTGCATGCTGGCAGCCGTGCGTACCCAGGTGGTCAAAAAGCGGGTAGTGGCTCAAAGAGGAGAGGTCTTGCCGCAGACGAACGCTGAAAAACGCGGCTCAAACCTGTTAGCCATTCAATTGATCTGCGTTAGTCTGCGTTGATCTGCGGCCTGGCTCTCTCCCCATTGACCCACTACCAAAAAGAGAAAGACACGCAAGCTCTGATCGAACCTGCGTGTCTTTCCCCATAAAAAACTGCCTGTGTGCTTACAGCCCCTGCGCGGCGATGTATTTGATCAAATCCACCACGCGGCAGGAATAGCCCCATTCGTTGTCATACCACGACAGCACTTTGACCATGTTGCCGCCGATGACCTTGGTGTTCTCGGCGTCCACGATGGATGAGTTGGGGTTCTTCTTGAAATCCGAAGAGACCAGCGGCGCTTCTTCAAATTGCAGGATGCCTTTGAGCGGGCCGTTGGCGGCGGCTTTGAGCACGGCGTTGACCTCGGCGGTCGTGGTTGCCTTTTCGACTTCCATCACCACGTCAACCAGCGAGACGTTGGGCGTCGGCACGCGCACGGCGATGCCGTCAAATTTGCCTTTGAGTTCGGGCAAGACCAGCGAGACGGCTTTGGCGGCGCCGGTCGAGGTCGGAATCATCGAGAGTGCCCCGGCACGCGCGCGGCGCAAATCCTTGTGCGGGAAATCAAGGATGACCTGATCGTTGGTGTACGAGTGAATCGTCGTCATCAATGCTTTCTTGATCGCAAAGTTTTCGTGAATCACCTTGGCGACCGGGGCCAGGCAATTGGTCGTGCACGAAGCGTTCGAGATGACGTGATGGCTGGCCGGATCATAGGCCTTTTCGTTGACGCCCAGGACGATGGTGATGTCTTCGTTTTTGGCGGGCGCGCTGATAATGACCTTCTTGACTGGGCCACGCAGGTGGGCTTTGGCTTTTTCTTTGTCGGTGAAATGGCCGGTGGATTCGATGACGATCTCGGCGCCGACCTCTTCCCACGGAATCAACGCGGGATCGCGTTGCGCAAAGACGCGGAAGCGGTCGCCATTGACGGTGATCGAATCGGCGTCAGAAGTGATCTCGTGATCAAGATTGCCCAGGATCGAATCGTACTTGAGCAGATGCGCCAGCGTTTTGGTGTCGGTCAGATCGTTGACCGCGACGAAATCAATGTCTTTACTTCCCAGCGTCGCGCGCAAGACGTTGCGCCCGATACGGCCAAAGCCGTTAATGCCTACTTTGATACCCATTGCCTCTCCTTTGTGAGTCTACAGAATTTGCGATTGAGCGTGTGTGCCTCTAACGAGCGGATCAAGCAGCGTGCTTGAAACTGCGGAAGTTAGCGTAGCGTTTCTGAGCGTGTCAAGAATGCCAAGCATTACCCCTGTGTGTCGCGGGATGAGGGGCGTAAATGGCTGCGTTTACTGGTTGCGTTTGGCCTGACCCTGTTCTATCTTCCCGCTGCTGCCGGTCAGGCAGCGCAGCAACAGGCGCGCAACATCGTTACCAACGAAAGCGGAAATCAATTCTCCAGGCCGGAGGAGTCCCCACTTGCTCTCACAAACGATCTCGCATTACCGGATTCAGCGGCACATCGGCACCAGCGTCATCGGCGAAGTTTATTTGGCTGAGGATTTGAATTTGCGCCGCAAAGTCGCGCTCACTTTGCTGTCTGATAACTTCGTGCAAAATGCCGCCTGGATGCGCCAGTTGGCGCAAGAAGCCCGCGCCCTTTCCGCCCTCAATCATCCCAATATCCGTTTCATCTACGAAGCCGGGCAGGATCAGCAACAACACTTCATCGCCACCGAATTTGTCGAAGGGCCGACCTTGCGCGAGCATCTGGCGACCACGCGCATGCAATTGTCAGAGGCGTTGGAGGCGGCGCTGCAAATCGCCAGTGGTTTGGCGGCGGCCCACGCTGCCGGGATCATCCATCGGGATTTACGTCCTGAAAACGTGATGTTGCGGCCCGATGGTTACATCAAAATCCTCGATTTCGGCTTGGCGAAATTGGTGGAAGACGAGGCGGCGCCCAGCGCTGAAAGTGCGCCTGTTGCCCTAACCGGGACGCCCGCCGAAACGCCGCCCGGCCAAACCGAGGTCATTCATTATCACGACCCGTATCGAACCGCGCCGCTCAGTCAAACCAAAGGGCTGGAATCCCTGTTGTCTTCGTTGCAAACGCAACTCATCAGCCGCACCCAACTCTGGGGCATCGCCGGGGCGCTCAGCTATTACGCGCCGGAGCATTTGCGCGGTGCGCCGCTCGATCAACGCAGCGATATTTACAGCCTGGGCATCGTGCTTTATGAGATGTGCGCCGGGCGGGTTCCGTACAGCAGCACTACGGCGGCGGATATGCTCAGCCTGTTGGCCGAGCAGCCGGTCAGGCCTTTGCGGGAGCTATTGCATAACGCGCCGGAAGAGTTGGATTGGATTGTGCAAAAGGCCTTGGCGCGTGAACCGGAAGAGCGCTATCAGACCAGCAAGGAATGCCTGTCTGATTTGCGGCGCTTGAAACAGAAACTCGAATTGGCCGCCGAGCAACAACGCGTCGTTACACGTTCGCCGCAACATCCGCAGCGGTTTGAAACCCGCCCGATTGAACGGCCGCCTGGCGATTCCGGCGCCAATCAATCAAATCCAGCAGCGAATCCGTCAGCGAATCCGTCAGGCCGGCGCAGCGGTTCCGCCCCGCGCGAACTTTACCCGCGCGATTCAGGCGCGTTGCGGCGCGGTTCGGGCGCGCGCAACTTGCGCGATGCCTTGGATTCGCTGGCGGTCTTGCCCTTCGTCAATGTCAGCAACGATCCCGGCACCGAATATCTGAGCGATGGCATCACCGAAACGATCATCAGCACCCTGTCGCGTATCTCTGACTTGCGCGTGATGGCGCGCAGCACCGTGTTCAAATACAAAGGCCGCGTCGTTGACCCGCAGACGGTCGGCAATGAATTGGGTGTGCGTGGTGTGCTGGCGGGGCGTGTTTTGTTGCGCGGCGAAAACTTGGTCGTCAAGGTTGAGTTGGTAGACGCCGCCGACGGCTCGTTGCTCTGGGCCGAAAGCTATCAACGCCCGCACGGCGACATCTTTGAATTGGAAGCGGAGATTGCCAAGCAGATCACCGAGCATTTGCGTTTGCAGCTTTCCGGCGAACAGGAAGAAAAGCTGGCGAAACGCCACACCGACAACGCCGAGGCCTATCATCTCTATCTGAAAGGCCGCTTCTTCTGGAATCAGCGTTCGCCCGACGCCCTGAAAAAAGCTATCGAATGTTTCCTGCAAGCGATCAAGAAAGACAATCACTACGCGCTGGCTTACGCAGGCATGACCGATTGCTACACTCTGCTTAGTTGGGCCGCCGTGCCACCGCGCGAATTTGTGCCGAAAGCGCGCATGGCTGTGCTGAAGGCGTTGGAGATTGACGACCAACTCGCTGAGGCGCACGCCTCGCTCGGCTTTCTGACGCTTTGGTACGACTGGGATTTTCTGAAAGCGGAGCAGGAGTTCCTGCGCGCCATTGAACTCAATCCGAATTATCCGACCGCCCATCACTGGTACGGGTACAGCTTGGTCGTACAAGAGCGGATAGATGAGGGACTGGCGCGTATGCGTCATGCCCTCACGCTCGACCCGCTTTCGCTGATCATCACGACCGACATCGGCGAGATTTTGTATCGCGCGCGCCGCTACGAAGCCGCCTTGGCGCAATTGCAAAAAGCCATCGAGATGGACCCGAACTTTCAACTCGCTTATTCCTGGCGTGCCGTCAGTCTGCTCAAATTGGGTCGCGCTGCTGAAGTCATTCCCACCGTCGAACAAGGGCTGCGTCATTTCGGCGGCAGCCCGGGCCGCAAAACGGCGTTGGCTGTGGCCTGTGCGCTGGTGAATGACCGCACGCGCGCGCAGATGCTGTTTGAGCAATTGCAACAGGACGCGCTGCAAGAATATGTGCCGCCTTATTATTTGGCCTGTGTGGCGGCGCATTTGGGCGATTTCGACCGGGCCTTCGGTTATTTGGAGCGCGCTTATCAGGAACGCAGCGGCTGGATTCCCTGGTTGAAGCTCGACCCCATGTCTGACGTTTTGCGGCCCGACGCGCGGTTTAGCGATCTGCTGCGGCGCGTGGGCTTGAAGCCGTAGCGCGACTATAGCGGCTTGCAATTGGGGTTGTGCCGGGACGGTACCGCGCGCGTGAGCAAGCGGCACTTTGCGCTTACGCCATTGGCTGAA
Encoded here:
- a CDS encoding protein kinase encodes the protein MLSQTISHYRIQRHIGTSVIGEVYLAEDLNLRRKVALTLLSDNFVQNAAWMRQLAQEARALSALNHPNIRFIYEAGQDQQQHFIATEFVEGPTLREHLATTRMQLSEALEAALQIASGLAAAHAAGIIHRDLRPENVMLRPDGYIKILDFGLAKLVEDEAAPSAESAPVALTGTPAETPPGQTEVIHYHDPYRTAPLSQTKGLESLLSSLQTQLISRTQLWGIAGALSYYAPEHLRGAPLDQRSDIYSLGIVLYEMCAGRVPYSSTTAADMLSLLAEQPVRPLRELLHNAPEELDWIVQKALAREPEERYQTSKECLSDLRRLKQKLELAAEQQRVVTRSPQHPQRFETRPIERPPGDSGANQSNPAANPSANPSGRRSGSAPRELYPRDSGALRRGSGARNLRDALDSLAVLPFVNVSNDPGTEYLSDGITETIISTLSRISDLRVMARSTVFKYKGRVVDPQTVGNELGVRGVLAGRVLLRGENLVVKVELVDAADGSLLWAESYQRPHGDIFELEAEIAKQITEHLRLQLSGEQEEKLAKRHTDNAEAYHLYLKGRFFWNQRSPDALKKAIECFLQAIKKDNHYALAYAGMTDCYTLLSWAAVPPREFVPKARMAVLKALEIDDQLAEAHASLGFLTLWYDWDFLKAEQEFLRAIELNPNYPTAHHWYGYSLVVQERIDEGLARMRHALTLDPLSLIITTDIGEILYRARRYEAALAQLQKAIEMDPNFQLAYSWRAVSLLKLGRAAEVIPTVEQGLRHFGGSPGRKTALAVACALVNDRTRAQMLFEQLQQDALQEYVPPYYLACVAAHLGDFDRAFGYLERAYQERSGWIPWLKLDPMSDVLRPDARFSDLLRRVGLKP
- the gap gene encoding type I glyceraldehyde-3-phosphate dehydrogenase — its product is MGIKVGINGFGRIGRNVLRATLGSKDIDFVAVNDLTDTKTLAHLLKYDSILGNLDHEITSDADSITVNGDRFRVFAQRDPALIPWEEVGAEIVIESTGHFTDKEKAKAHLRGPVKKVIISAPAKNEDITIVLGVNEKAYDPASHHVISNASCTTNCLAPVAKVIHENFAIKKALMTTIHSYTNDQVILDFPHKDLRRARAGALSMIPTSTGAAKAVSLVLPELKGKFDGIAVRVPTPNVSLVDVVMEVEKATTTAEVNAVLKAAANGPLKGILQFEEAPLVSSDFKKNPNSSIVDAENTKVIGGNMVKVLSWYDNEWGYSCRVVDLIKYIAAQGL